The following proteins are encoded in a genomic region of Chryseobacterium cucumeris:
- a CDS encoding 23S rRNA (pseudouridine(1915)-N(3))-methyltransferase RlmH translates to MRISLLCIGKTDDKEITSLINYYLNRLPKHWNFEITEIPDVKNAKNLSPDLLKKEEAKLFLNHIDKNDLVVILDEKGKQFTSREFSQKIDTWMNSSVKKVHILIGGAYGFAEEIYSRANEKMSLSKMTFTHQMIRLFIVEQLYRADQILQGKPYHND, encoded by the coding sequence ATGCGAATCAGCTTACTTTGTATCGGAAAAACAGATGATAAGGAAATTACCTCTTTAATCAATTATTATCTCAACCGTTTACCCAAACACTGGAATTTTGAAATTACAGAAATTCCGGATGTGAAAAATGCCAAAAACCTATCCCCAGACCTTCTTAAAAAGGAAGAAGCCAAATTATTCTTAAACCATATTGACAAAAACGATCTGGTGGTAATTCTTGATGAAAAAGGAAAACAGTTTACCAGCCGCGAGTTTTCACAGAAAATTGACACCTGGATGAATTCTTCTGTCAAGAAAGTACATATTCTGATCGGAGGCGCTTATGGCTTCGCCGAAGAAATCTACAGCAGAGCCAATGAAAAAATGTCTTTATCCAAAATGACTTTTACCCATCAGATGATCCGTCTGTTTATTGTAGAACAGCTTTACCGCGCTGACCAGATTTTGCAGGGCAAACCTTATCATAACGATTAA
- a CDS encoding TCR/Tet family MFS transporter, protein MENSKKKAAIGFIFITLLIDITGWGIIIPVVPKLIEELIHADISEAAKYGGWLGFAYAFTQFIFSPLVGNLSDKYGRRPIILISLFGFAIDYIFLALAPTIWWLFLGRIIAGITGASVTTASAYIADISTDEDRAKNFGLIGAAFGLGFIIGPVLGGVLGHYGARVPFYAAAGLCLLNFLYGYFILPESLDKDKRREFDWKRANPIGSFKFLGKHPEISGLIVSLILIYIAGHAVQSNWSFFTMYKFSWTERMVGISLGVVGLLVGLVQGGLIRYTTPRLGEQKSIYYGLAFYAIGMLLFAFASEGWMMFVFLVPYCLGGICGPALQSVITKSVPSNEQGELQGALTSLMSATSIIGPPMMTNLFYYFTHDEAPFKFSGAPFFLAFILMAVSVVITYSAFQKKNKNLVDVTSEKDFHKS, encoded by the coding sequence ATGGAAAATTCAAAGAAAAAAGCAGCTATAGGCTTCATATTTATTACTTTACTGATCGATATTACGGGATGGGGAATCATCATTCCTGTTGTTCCCAAATTAATAGAGGAACTTATTCACGCAGATATCAGTGAGGCAGCAAAATATGGTGGCTGGCTTGGATTTGCCTATGCATTTACGCAATTTATATTCTCTCCGTTAGTCGGAAATCTTAGTGACAAATACGGAAGAAGACCCATCATTCTGATTTCTCTTTTCGGATTTGCAATCGATTATATTTTCCTTGCGCTGGCTCCAACGATCTGGTGGCTGTTTTTAGGAAGAATCATTGCAGGGATCACAGGAGCAAGTGTCACTACGGCCAGTGCTTATATTGCCGATATTTCCACTGATGAAGACCGTGCCAAGAATTTTGGACTGATAGGGGCAGCCTTTGGTCTTGGATTTATCATTGGGCCTGTTCTGGGCGGAGTTCTCGGGCATTATGGAGCAAGAGTTCCTTTCTATGCTGCTGCAGGTCTGTGCTTACTTAATTTCCTTTACGGTTATTTTATCCTTCCCGAAAGTCTTGATAAAGATAAAAGAAGAGAATTCGACTGGAAACGTGCCAACCCTATTGGTTCATTTAAGTTTTTAGGCAAGCACCCTGAAATTTCAGGTTTGATTGTTTCGTTGATATTGATCTATATTGCAGGCCATGCGGTACAGAGTAACTGGAGCTTCTTTACGATGTATAAATTCAGCTGGACAGAAAGAATGGTTGGGATTTCATTAGGTGTAGTAGGTTTATTGGTAGGCCTTGTACAGGGTGGCCTTATCCGATATACAACTCCAAGGCTGGGAGAACAAAAAAGTATTTATTACGGATTGGCTTTCTATGCAATAGGAATGCTATTGTTTGCCTTTGCTTCAGAAGGCTGGATGATGTTTGTGTTTCTGGTGCCTTACTGCCTGGGAGGAATCTGTGGGCCGGCTTTACAATCGGTTATCACGAAAAGTGTTCCTTCTAATGAACAGGGAGAACTTCAGGGAGCATTAACGAGTTTAATGAGTGCTACATCCATTATCGGACCTCCGATGATGACGAACTTGTTTTACTATTTCACGCATGATGAAGCACCGTTCAAATTTTCCGGTGCACCTTTCTTTTTAGCCTTTATTTTAATGGCAGTCAGTGTCGTGATTACGTATTCTGCTTTTCAGAAAAAAAATAAAAATTTAGTTGATGTAACCTCGGAAAAGGATTTTCATAAGTCATAG
- a CDS encoding tRNA (cytidine(34)-2'-O)-methyltransferase, translating into MLNIVLVEPEIPNNTGNIGRLCVGTESRLHLVHPFGFVINDKNLKRSGLDYWVHLDVSEYADVDEWISTIPDRSRVFLMSSHAEKSYLETDFQDGDWLVFGKESVGLSKEVLDRFENHLTIPMSKLIRSFNIANSVAFVVGEAKRQISLK; encoded by the coding sequence ATGTTAAATATTGTTCTTGTAGAGCCCGAAATACCCAATAATACAGGAAATATCGGAAGATTGTGTGTAGGAACTGAAAGCAGATTACACCTTGTTCATCCGTTTGGATTTGTAATTAATGATAAAAACCTGAAGCGTTCCGGATTGGACTATTGGGTGCATCTGGATGTTTCTGAATATGCAGATGTGGATGAATGGATCAGTACAATCCCTGACAGATCAAGGGTTTTTCTAATGAGCTCCCATGCCGAAAAATCATATCTTGAAACTGATTTTCAGGACGGAGACTGGCTGGTTTTCGGAAAGGAGAGTGTAGGATTGAGTAAAGAGGTTCTGGACCGTTTTGAAAATCATCTGACCATTCCTATGTCAAAACTCATCAGGAGCTTTAATATTGCCAATTCCGTTGCTTTTGTGGTGGGTGAAGCCAAGAGGCAGATCAGTCTGAAATAA
- the nhaA gene encoding Na+/H+ antiporter NhaA gives MNLSLYFKKFFNNSQSSGIILIFCVLISLLIANSSAAENFQHFLDQEVGTHLFGLEYPVSIWINDGLMAVFFLLVGLEIKRELVEGELSSFKNASLPIFAAVGGMLIPAVIYSIFNTGTEYSNGWGIPMATDIAFSLAIISMLGKKIPNSIKIFLAALAIVDDLGAILVIAIFYTEQIHWSYLLLSFGVTALLFILNFLKVTKTILYIIPGLFLWYFLHHSGIHATIAGVLLAFSIPTNASNVEISPLEKLEHQLHIPVSFLIMPIFALTNTNITFSSEMVAGVTSTLGLGIICGLVLGKLIGINLFSLIAIKLKLSSLPQNSNWLQMIGVGLLAGIGFTMSIFIALLSFKEEIPIQDEAKFAILIASFIAAIAGFIILSLSSKENPELEEN, from the coding sequence ATGAATTTATCTCTTTATTTTAAAAAATTTTTCAACAACAGTCAGTCCTCAGGAATTATTCTTATTTTCTGTGTGCTTATTTCATTGCTTATTGCCAATTCGTCTGCTGCAGAAAACTTTCAGCATTTTTTAGACCAGGAAGTGGGCACTCATCTTTTTGGGTTGGAATATCCTGTCAGCATCTGGATCAATGACGGATTAATGGCAGTTTTCTTCCTTCTGGTTGGCCTTGAAATAAAACGGGAATTGGTAGAAGGTGAGCTTTCTTCTTTTAAAAATGCCTCCCTTCCTATTTTTGCAGCCGTAGGCGGAATGCTTATTCCCGCTGTTATCTACAGCATTTTCAATACAGGAACGGAATACAGCAATGGCTGGGGAATTCCTATGGCAACCGATATTGCCTTTTCTCTGGCTATCATTTCGATGTTGGGTAAAAAAATTCCCAACTCTATTAAGATATTTTTAGCGGCATTAGCTATTGTAGATGATCTGGGAGCGATCCTCGTGATTGCTATTTTCTATACAGAGCAAATTCACTGGAGCTATCTCCTGCTATCTTTTGGGGTAACAGCCTTACTTTTTATTTTAAACTTTTTAAAAGTAACTAAAACAATATTGTACATCATCCCGGGACTGTTTTTATGGTATTTCCTTCATCATTCCGGAATTCATGCAACCATAGCAGGTGTTTTGCTGGCGTTCTCCATTCCTACCAATGCTTCGAATGTAGAAATTTCACCTCTGGAAAAACTGGAGCATCAGCTTCATATTCCGGTAAGTTTTCTGATCATGCCGATATTTGCTTTAACGAATACCAATATCACTTTTTCCAGTGAAATGGTGGCAGGAGTTACAAGCACATTAGGATTGGGAATTATCTGTGGATTGGTATTGGGTAAACTGATTGGGATCAATCTGTTTTCATTGATTGCTATTAAATTAAAGCTCAGTTCACTGCCTCAAAACAGCAACTGGCTTCAGATGATTGGTGTAGGATTGCTGGCCGGAATCGGGTTTACTATGTCTATTTTTATTGCATTGCTTTCTTTCAAAGAAGAAATTCCGATTCAGGATGAAGCGAAGTTTGCAATTCTGATTGCGTCCTTTATCGCCGCCATTGCCGGATTTATCATACTTAGTCTAAGTTCAAAAGAAAACCCTGAACTGGAAGAGAATTAA
- the secD gene encoding protein translocase subunit SecD: MQGKGLITIVAIVLGLICLNELLPTWYASKIEKQATAFAGDNPEKYQKEIARLSKDTLNLGFTKLYYTKAKDKEMKLGLDLKGGINVLLEINQRDLVNDLTNYSTNPVLIEALNKTDEAQKNSTKPYIDNFFEQFDVINKAKGTNLKLADPEIFGNTTLTEVKYNTPDDQVKSIVKRKIDASVGTAFEVIRTRIDKLGAIQPNVQRVPGTARISVEMPGMKDIDKVKKMLQTSAKLQFWEVQQVPEIAPYFQTLTTMVAAKGDSMGVAKNVNFMSLLQLDKLRTNGVANVKLSDTAVVNKILNSKVGQSLRPANIKYTQFMWGYKPEATDTESLVLYAIRGNINQKAPVDGAVETANIGYDELSRVVVDMQMDSKGAKEWKTLTEKNVGKPVAVTLDNRVYTAPNVVNAIPNGRTQISGNFSQEEAKELVDVLGAGKLPAGAKVVQATVVGPSLGQEAIDSGLMSFIIAFAIIIVYIIFYYGGAGVYAVIAMVINLFYIFGIMDSGDFTLTLPGIAGIVLTMAVAVDTNVIIYERTKEELFAGKSILEAYKDGFKHALNAIIDGHTTTFLTAVVLFFFGTGPIKGFALTLMIGILMTLFTSVLLSRVMIFSRLNKGKGLSVWTPATKNLFRNTWIDFIGKRKYAYIVSAVLTVVCIISIATHGFKYGIDFTGGRNYVVRFDKDVKAEDVEEKLVALFKTEDGKNSSVEAKTFGNNKQLKISTDYLIEDESLKADQIIEQKLFEGLKSNLPAGTTLKDFKSADKDHAGIISSEKVGPSVADDIQTHGIYAVLAALAMIFIYILVRFRKWQFSLGAVAALFHDAVIILGAYSLLHKYMPFNMEINQDFIAAILTVLGYSINDTVIIFDRIREYLREKKSLTLAGLFDDSISSTLGRTFNTSFTTILVILAIFIFGGDNLRGFMFAMLIGIGFGTYSSIFVASAIAYDFLKTGKEEEVHGKSTSAKEELASK, encoded by the coding sequence ATGCAAGGAAAAGGACTTATTACAATTGTCGCTATTGTACTAGGGTTGATTTGCTTAAACGAGCTATTACCAACATGGTACGCCAGCAAAATTGAAAAGCAGGCGACTGCTTTTGCAGGAGACAATCCGGAGAAGTATCAGAAAGAAATCGCAAGACTTTCTAAGGATACTTTGAACTTAGGATTCACAAAACTTTATTACACTAAAGCCAAAGACAAGGAAATGAAACTTGGTCTTGACCTGAAAGGAGGGATCAACGTTCTTTTGGAAATTAACCAAAGAGATCTTGTGAATGATTTAACTAATTATTCTACAAATCCTGTTCTTATTGAGGCTTTAAACAAAACTGATGAAGCACAGAAGAATTCTACTAAACCTTACATCGACAACTTCTTCGAGCAGTTCGATGTAATTAATAAAGCTAAAGGTACCAACCTGAAGTTGGCTGATCCGGAAATTTTCGGAAATACAACGCTTACTGAAGTGAAGTACAACACGCCTGATGATCAGGTAAAAAGCATTGTTAAAAGAAAAATCGATGCATCTGTAGGAACTGCTTTCGAGGTAATCAGAACGAGAATTGACAAGCTTGGAGCGATCCAGCCAAACGTTCAGAGAGTACCTGGTACTGCGAGAATTTCTGTAGAAATGCCTGGTATGAAGGACATCGATAAAGTGAAGAAAATGCTTCAGACTTCTGCAAAACTTCAGTTCTGGGAAGTACAGCAGGTTCCTGAAATTGCGCCTTATTTCCAGACTTTGACAACTATGGTTGCTGCAAAAGGAGATTCTATGGGAGTTGCAAAGAATGTGAACTTCATGAGCCTTTTACAGCTTGACAAATTAAGAACGAATGGTGTTGCCAACGTAAAATTATCCGATACTGCTGTTGTAAACAAAATCTTAAACAGCAAAGTAGGTCAGTCTTTACGTCCGGCTAACATTAAATATACACAGTTCATGTGGGGTTACAAGCCTGAAGCTACCGATACTGAAAGTTTAGTATTGTATGCGATCAGAGGTAACATCAACCAAAAAGCTCCGGTAGACGGTGCTGTTGAAACTGCAAACATCGGCTACGATGAACTAAGCAGAGTAGTGGTAGATATGCAGATGGACTCTAAAGGAGCTAAAGAATGGAAAACATTAACCGAGAAAAACGTTGGAAAACCAGTTGCTGTAACTCTTGATAACAGAGTATACACAGCTCCTAACGTTGTTAATGCTATCCCTAACGGTAGAACCCAGATCTCTGGTAACTTCTCTCAGGAAGAGGCTAAAGAACTGGTAGACGTGTTAGGTGCCGGTAAATTGCCTGCAGGTGCAAAAGTAGTTCAGGCTACCGTTGTAGGTCCATCTTTAGGACAAGAGGCTATTGATTCTGGTTTAATGTCGTTTATCATTGCATTTGCTATTATCATTGTTTATATCATTTTCTACTACGGTGGAGCTGGTGTATACGCGGTAATTGCGATGGTGATCAACTTATTCTATATTTTCGGTATTATGGATTCGGGTGACTTTACCCTTACGCTTCCAGGTATCGCGGGTATCGTTCTTACCATGGCAGTAGCGGTGGATACGAACGTTATCATTTATGAAAGAACTAAAGAAGAATTATTCGCCGGGAAAAGTATTCTTGAAGCTTACAAAGATGGTTTCAAACATGCATTAAACGCGATTATTGACGGTCACACTACGACTTTCCTAACGGCAGTTGTATTGTTCTTCTTCGGAACAGGGCCTATTAAAGGTTTTGCATTGACGTTAATGATCGGTATCTTAATGACATTATTCACGTCTGTATTGCTTTCAAGAGTAATGATCTTCTCAAGATTAAATAAAGGAAAAGGACTTTCTGTATGGACTCCGGCAACGAAGAACCTGTTCAGAAATACCTGGATCGATTTCATCGGAAAGAGAAAATATGCTTACATCGTTTCTGCTGTTCTTACAGTTGTATGTATTATTTCTATCGCAACACACGGTTTCAAATACGGTATCGACTTTACCGGTGGTAGAAACTATGTCGTTAGATTTGATAAAGATGTAAAAGCTGAAGATGTTGAAGAAAAATTAGTAGCATTATTCAAAACTGAAGACGGTAAGAACTCTTCTGTAGAAGCTAAAACTTTCGGAAACAACAAACAATTAAAGATCTCTACAGATTACCTTATCGAAGATGAATCTTTAAAAGCTGACCAGATTATCGAACAGAAATTATTTGAAGGTTTAAAATCAAACTTACCGGCAGGAACGACATTGAAAGATTTCAAATCTGCTGATAAAGACCACGCAGGAATCATTTCTTCTGAGAAAGTAGGACCTTCTGTTGCTGATGATATCCAGACTCACGGTATCTATGCGGTATTAGCTGCATTAGCAATGATCTTCATCTATATTCTTGTAAGATTTAGAAAATGGCAGTTCTCTCTTGGAGCAGTTGCTGCTCTATTCCACGATGCGGTAATTATTTTAGGAGCATATTCATTGCTTCACAAATATATGCCGTTCAACATGGAGATCAATCAGGACTTCATTGCTGCGATTCTTACTGTGTTAGGATATTCAATTAACGATACGGTAATTATCTTCGACAGAATCAGAGAATACCTGAGAGAGAAAAAATCATTAACACTAGCTGGTCTGTTTGATGACTCTATTTCAAGTACGTTGGGTAGAACATTCAACACTTCATTCACTACGATTTTGGTGATCCTTGCGATCTTCATATTCGGAGGTGATAACTTAAGAGGATTCATGTTTGCGATGCTAATCGGTATTGGATTTGGTACTTATTCATCCATCTTTGTGGCGTCTGCAATTGCTTATGACTTCCTTAAGACTGGGAAAGAAGAAGAGGTACATGGAAAATCTACTTCTGCTAAAGAAGAACTCGCTTCTAAGTAA
- a CDS encoding phosphatase PAP2 family protein: MEEIIQEDKKVFLYLNNLGDSSFDQFWMLISSTWIWVPLYIIFLYFLYKNHQLRSLVFILIFLAIGATVSDQLASVFKYGVARLRPCHDPTLEHHMRIVKCGGQYGFYSAHASNTFFLASFLSILLKNKLKWFPYAIFVWALVVSYSRIYLGVHFPIDILVGAFVGSLLGVIFGALAKKVINKQTINS, from the coding sequence ATGGAGGAAATCATTCAGGAAGATAAGAAGGTATTTCTTTACCTTAATAATTTGGGGGATTCATCTTTTGATCAGTTTTGGATGCTGATTTCAAGTACCTGGATCTGGGTACCTCTCTATATTATATTTCTTTATTTTTTATACAAAAACCATCAACTAAGATCATTAGTTTTTATCCTTATATTTCTGGCCATCGGTGCGACGGTTTCTGATCAGCTGGCCAGTGTTTTCAAATATGGTGTAGCAAGGTTGAGACCCTGTCATGACCCTACACTGGAACATCATATGAGAATCGTGAAATGCGGTGGGCAATATGGTTTTTATTCTGCTCATGCTTCCAATACATTCTTTTTGGCATCCTTTTTAAGTATTTTATTAAAAAATAAGCTTAAATGGTTTCCATATGCTATATTTGTATGGGCTCTGGTGGTTTCCTACAGCCGGATATATTTAGGAGTGCATTTCCCGATAGATATTTTGGTGGGGGCGTTTGTTGGATCTTTATTGGGAGTGATATTTGGTGCACTCGCCAAAAAAGTGATCAACAAACAAACTATAAACTCATGA
- a CDS encoding twin-arginine translocase TatA/TatE family subunit gives MELSIGEMALIAIAIVVLFGPDKLPQIARDLGAGVRKMRGAVEDIKTEIMKETDNPVSEIKREIEKVKDAAKDFNPMNDIQKNILTEPSSSVASNEPPKPKPADDETYEGPVSR, from the coding sequence ATGGAATTAAGCATTGGAGAAATGGCACTCATTGCCATTGCAATCGTTGTATTATTCGGTCCGGATAAGCTGCCCCAGATTGCGCGTGACTTAGGTGCAGGCGTTAGAAAGATGCGTGGAGCAGTGGAAGATATTAAAACTGAAATTATGAAAGAAACAGATAACCCTGTTTCTGAAATCAAACGTGAGATTGAGAAGGTAAAAGATGCTGCAAAGGATTTCAATCCGATGAATGATATTCAAAAAAATATTCTGACGGAACCTTCTTCTTCTGTTGCTTCCAATGAGCCTCCAAAACCGAAGCCTGCAGATGATGAGACTTATGAAGGACCTGTAAGCAGATAA
- a CDS encoding YihY/virulence factor BrkB family protein, producing MSVKVPKFILKIQDFFDSIHIPVLGISLWQMFQIYISGIFKGKIGRKAAAISWSFTISLFPFILFLLSVLPHMPLYDELQFYIFDVLMHNVFPSNMEGDVKGYIVSNIIPNMKGISNLTILLALVFATNGTFSLINGFNENTDEKLSDVKEFILSFFITIGFITIVFLTLFGVYYAEVVMKLFTPAYDVTWLVDNLSKIIGFVSFPLFYFILLTLFYWLGTVKITRFRQAVPGAILTTVLFVVTTYIFAIYVKDIARYNVLYGSIGSMILLMVWVNVNVYLLLFGNELNMAIRKLRIEKLLSDEIKKEASEYHAQITEPDFDSDEEHKRKLENRKED from the coding sequence ATGAGTGTAAAGGTTCCTAAATTTATTTTAAAGATTCAAGATTTTTTTGACAGCATCCATATTCCTGTTTTGGGAATATCACTTTGGCAGATGTTTCAGATTTATATCTCCGGGATTTTTAAAGGCAAAATAGGGAGAAAAGCGGCTGCTATTTCGTGGAGTTTTACCATAAGTCTGTTTCCGTTTATTCTGTTTTTGCTTTCTGTACTGCCTCATATGCCGCTGTATGATGAGCTTCAGTTCTATATTTTTGATGTGCTGATGCATAATGTTTTTCCATCCAACATGGAAGGAGATGTAAAAGGATACATTGTAAGCAATATCATACCAAATATGAAAGGAATCAGTAACCTGACCATTCTTCTGGCTCTTGTTTTTGCAACGAACGGTACATTTTCCCTGATCAACGGATTTAATGAAAATACAGATGAAAAATTAAGTGACGTAAAAGAGTTTATTCTTTCGTTTTTTATCACGATAGGCTTTATTACCATCGTTTTTTTAACACTGTTTGGAGTGTATTACGCAGAGGTTGTAATGAAGCTTTTTACGCCGGCTTATGATGTAACGTGGCTTGTAGACAACCTTTCCAAAATTATCGGGTTTGTTTCTTTTCCGCTTTTTTATTTTATACTTCTGACCTTATTTTACTGGTTGGGTACCGTGAAGATTACAAGGTTCCGACAAGCGGTTCCGGGAGCTATTCTGACTACAGTATTATTTGTGGTTACAACGTATATTTTTGCGATTTATGTAAAGGATATCGCCCGGTATAATGTTCTTTACGGATCCATTGGCAGTATGATTCTACTGATGGTTTGGGTAAATGTAAATGTATATCTCCTTTTATTCGGAAATGAGCTGAATATGGCGATCCGAAAACTCAGAATAGAAAAGCTGCTGTCTGATGAGATTAAGAAAGAAGCCTCAGAATATCATGCACAGATTACTGAACCGGACTTTGATAGTGATGAGGAACACAAAAGAAAATTGGAGAACCGGAAGGAAGATTAA
- a CDS encoding tetratricopeptide repeat protein has product MKKTLLVVTSLCLSLNFYTQNKKLAEECFQKADYKCAEEQYLKLAEKEQIQKFQSEYYNYLGTAQRRLGKTTQAFKSYDSALKANPMSISVYVNLSSLYSQKGNKVKALEYVEKGLKVNPETADLYLTRSKIYDNQGKKDLAIKDLNQILTFAPDNIFAKTGLANLKKNSGDLDGALKDYNQLLAEKPESLLYNGRSDVYFKMKKYKEALADANKAISIDPKFAQSYVSKAMILMDTSKLKEACENLDKAVALGYEKAILSDSYAKCVKK; this is encoded by the coding sequence ATGAAAAAAACTTTACTGGTAGTAACTTCCCTCTGTTTATCCCTTAATTTCTATACCCAGAATAAAAAACTGGCTGAAGAATGTTTCCAAAAAGCTGATTATAAATGTGCAGAAGAACAGTATTTAAAACTGGCAGAAAAAGAACAGATCCAAAAATTTCAATCTGAATATTACAATTACCTCGGAACAGCTCAGAGAAGACTTGGAAAAACGACTCAGGCTTTTAAGTCTTATGATTCTGCTTTAAAAGCAAACCCTATGTCTATTTCTGTATATGTGAATCTGTCATCGCTTTACAGCCAGAAAGGAAACAAAGTAAAGGCATTGGAATATGTAGAGAAAGGACTCAAAGTAAATCCTGAAACAGCTGATTTGTATCTTACCCGTTCCAAAATATACGACAACCAGGGAAAAAAAGACCTTGCCATCAAAGACCTTAATCAGATTCTCACTTTTGCTCCGGATAACATTTTTGCAAAAACAGGGCTTGCCAATCTGAAAAAAAATAGTGGTGACCTGGATGGAGCGTTGAAAGATTATAATCAACTTCTTGCTGAAAAACCGGAATCATTACTTTATAACGGAAGATCAGACGTATATTTTAAAATGAAAAAATATAAGGAAGCGCTGGCAGATGCTAATAAAGCAATTTCCATAGATCCGAAATTTGCCCAGTCTTATGTAAGCAAAGCCATGATTCTGATGGACACTTCCAAACTTAAGGAAGCCTGTGAAAACCTGGATAAAGCAGTGGCTTTAGGCTATGAAAAAGCCATCCTCAGTGATTCTTATGCTAAATGTGTAAAGAAATAA
- a CDS encoding arylamine N-acetyltransferase family protein, producing MNTSDLEKYLERIHFSGTPELSMETLKRIHQLHPKHIPFENIDPYTGKVPSLKLNDVFRKLVIESRGGYCYEQNLLLSEVLKTLGFNVKLQLGRVVWGREEDSIAAQTHLLLIVDFDGDQYIVDCGFGTATLTSPILLNKEDQQQTPNGIFKVSHKEETYTLWMWKEQWLPVYRFIPEHVEPIDLDISNWYLSTHPDSHFKNRLILSKVDENARYTYTDHVLNIRSGDGEKEAVAIENDVQLYEILMNTFGLKENAIEALKSKVRIW from the coding sequence ATGAATACATCAGATCTGGAAAAGTATTTGGAACGGATTCATTTCTCCGGAACTCCGGAATTGAGCATGGAAACATTAAAAAGGATCCATCAGCTCCATCCGAAACATATACCCTTTGAGAATATTGACCCTTATACAGGGAAGGTTCCTTCTTTAAAGTTAAATGATGTTTTCAGAAAACTGGTGATCGAATCCAGAGGCGGATATTGCTATGAACAAAACCTGCTTTTAAGTGAAGTTTTGAAAACATTAGGTTTCAATGTAAAGCTTCAGCTTGGAAGGGTAGTGTGGGGAAGAGAGGAAGACAGTATTGCGGCACAGACTCATCTCTTGCTTATTGTGGATTTTGATGGTGATCAATATATAGTGGATTGCGGATTTGGAACAGCTACGCTTACTTCACCCATACTTTTAAATAAAGAAGATCAGCAGCAAACACCCAACGGAATATTTAAAGTTTCCCACAAGGAGGAAACCTATACACTCTGGATGTGGAAAGAGCAATGGCTTCCGGTGTACCGGTTTATTCCTGAGCATGTAGAACCAATTGATCTTGATATTTCCAACTGGTATCTGTCTACCCATCCGGATTCCCATTTTAAAAACAGACTGATTCTTTCAAAAGTAGATGAAAATGCCCGCTATACCTATACGGATCATGTACTGAATATACGCTCCGGCGATGGTGAAAAAGAAGCTGTAGCGATAGAAAATGATGTACAGCTTTATGAAATACTGATGAATACTTTCGGCCTTAAAGAAAATGCAATAGAAGCACTAAAGTCAAAAGTCAGAATCTGGTAA